From the genome of Prevotella herbatica, one region includes:
- a CDS encoding L-rhamnose isomerase → MNSELIEKNYQIAKERYAALGIDTDKALETLEKTPISLHCWQADDVVGFERNEALSGGIQTTGNYPGRARNIDELRQDINKVTSLLGGTFRLNLHETYGEFGNKFVDRDEVEVKHFQGWIDWAKENGLKLDFNSTSFSHPKSGYLSLSNPDKSIRDFWIEHTKRCRRIADAMGKAQNDPCIMNIWVHDGMKDITVERNRYREILKNSLDEILAENLPDMKPCLEAKLFGIGMESYTVGSHDFYASYCAKNNVMYTLDTGHYEQTENVSDMAASLLLFVPELMLHVSRPIRWDSDHVTIMNDQTLDLFKEITRANALNRVHIGLDYFDASINRIGAYIVGTRATQKSVLSALLEPLAKLREYEDKGQWFERLALLEEAKSLPFGAVYDYFNMKHNIPVGEEFIADVQQYEKDVLSKRA, encoded by the coding sequence ATGAATTCAGAACTAATTGAAAAGAACTATCAAATTGCCAAAGAGCGTTACGCTGCACTTGGCATAGACACAGACAAGGCTCTTGAAACATTGGAGAAGACTCCAATATCACTTCATTGCTGGCAAGCTGACGATGTAGTGGGATTTGAGCGTAACGAAGCTCTTTCTGGTGGTATCCAGACTACAGGTAACTACCCAGGACGCGCACGCAACATCGACGAGCTTCGTCAAGATATAAATAAGGTTACATCACTTCTTGGTGGAACATTCCGCCTGAACCTTCACGAGACATACGGTGAATTCGGAAATAAATTTGTTGACCGTGATGAGGTTGAGGTTAAGCATTTCCAGGGATGGATTGACTGGGCTAAGGAAAACGGATTAAAACTTGATTTCAACTCAACAAGTTTCTCTCACCCAAAGAGTGGATACTTATCTCTTTCAAATCCAGACAAGAGCATACGTGATTTCTGGATTGAGCACACAAAACGTTGTCGTCGCATTGCAGATGCAATGGGTAAGGCACAGAACGACCCTTGTATCATGAACATCTGGGTACACGACGGTATGAAGGATATCACTGTTGAGCGCAACCGCTATCGTGAAATTCTAAAAAACAGTCTTGATGAGATTCTTGCTGAGAACTTGCCAGACATGAAACCATGTCTTGAAGCAAAACTATTCGGTATAGGAATGGAAAGCTACACAGTAGGTTCTCACGACTTCTATGCAAGTTATTGCGCAAAGAACAACGTGATGTACACACTTGACACTGGTCACTACGAGCAGACAGAGAACGTTAGCGACATGGCTGCTTCACTATTGCTGTTTGTACCAGAATTGATGCTTCACGTAAGCCGTCCAATCAGATGGGATAGCGATCACGTAACAATCATGAACGATCAGACTCTTGACTTGTTCAAGGAGATTACACGTGCAAACGCACTTAATAGAGTTCACATCGGACTTGATTACTTTGATGCAAGTATTAACCGTATCGGTGCATACATCGTAGGAACAAGAGCTACACAGAAGAGTGTTCTTTCTGCACTTCTTGAACCTTTGGCTAAATTGCGTGAGTACGAGGATAAGGGACAGTGGTTTGAGCGCCTTGCTCTTCTTGAAGAAGCTAAATCTCTTCCATTCGGTGCAGTATACGATTACTTCAACATGAAGCATAACATACCTGTAGGCGAAGAGTTTATAGCAGATGTTCAGCAATATGAAAAGGATGTTCTTTCAAAGAGAGCGTAA
- a CDS encoding L-rhamnose/proton symporter RhaT, whose product MNIALGLIIIAIGAFCQSSCYVPINKIKNWSWESYWIVQGVFAWLLLPLLGAMLAIPAGHSMIELFSQDMHATIMTMLYGVLWGIGGLTFGLSMRYLGVALGQSIALGTCAGLGTILAPLFTGHASDLTTSVIVGVVVTLVGIAIIGIAGSMKSASLSDEEKREAVKDFNFTKGITVALLAGFMSACFNIGLAQGADLHFEGVNPMFISLPVTFLVTLGGFITNAIYCFYQNQKNHTWNDYGKSNVWVNNVLFCLLAGGLWYSQFFGLSLGKGFLSESPALLTFAFCILMALNVVFSNIWGIILKEWKGCSSKTIVVLITGILILVISCFLPQIIDMINK is encoded by the coding sequence ATGAATATTGCATTAGGACTTATTATCATTGCGATAGGAGCGTTTTGCCAGTCAAGCTGCTACGTTCCTATCAATAAGATAAAGAACTGGAGTTGGGAAAGCTACTGGATTGTCCAGGGAGTATTTGCCTGGCTCCTGCTCCCTCTTTTGGGAGCAATGCTTGCAATACCTGCCGGACACTCAATGATAGAATTGTTCAGTCAGGATATGCATGCCACAATTATGACAATGCTCTATGGTGTGTTATGGGGTATCGGCGGACTTACTTTCGGTTTGTCTATGAGATATCTTGGAGTTGCTCTCGGTCAGTCAATAGCACTAGGAACATGTGCCGGACTTGGAACGATATTAGCTCCGCTCTTTACAGGACATGCTAGCGACCTTACAACATCTGTAATAGTTGGTGTCGTAGTAACGCTAGTCGGTATTGCAATAATAGGAATAGCTGGTTCTATGAAATCGGCTTCACTGTCAGATGAGGAAAAGCGTGAAGCAGTAAAGGACTTCAACTTCACAAAAGGAATCACTGTAGCTTTATTGGCTGGTTTCATGTCGGCATGTTTCAACATCGGACTTGCACAAGGTGCCGACCTTCATTTCGAAGGTGTAAACCCAATGTTCATATCATTACCTGTTACATTCTTGGTTACGCTAGGAGGATTTATCACAAATGCGATATATTGCTTCTATCAAAACCAGAAGAATCATACATGGAATGACTATGGCAAATCAAACGTATGGGTAAACAATGTATTGTTTTGTCTGCTTGCAGGCGGACTATGGTACAGTCAGTTCTTCGGTCTTTCACTTGGAAAAGGATTCCTCTCAGAAAGTCCAGCTCTGCTCACATTCGCATTCTGCATTTTGATGGCTCTTAACGTTGTATTCTCTAATATATGGGGAATCATCCTAAAAGAGTGGAAAGGATGTTCTAGCAAAACTATCGTTGTATTGATAACAGGAATATTGATACTTGTTATATCATGTTTCCTTCCGCAGATCATAGATATGATAAACAAATAA